aataataataatgatgataataataattattattacagtaacaacaataacaacaatggaGCAGGGTTACCCCCGGTCACGGtctggtaataataataataaataataataataataataaataataataataataataataataataataataatattatataataataaaataattataataataattaataatataataataataataataataataataataacgataataataatgataataataataataataataataataataataataataataaataataataatatgaataataataataagcagggttaccaataataataaataataataataataataaataataatattaatattaatgataataataataataataataataataataataatgataataataataataaataataaataataataaataataataatctggtaataataataataataatattaataataataataataatataataataataataataataataacctctccgggtaatattaataatggtaataataataataattaataataataataataataataataacattaacattgaatACCCCCGGTGACGGtctggtaataataataataatataataataataataataatattaataataatgttaccCCCGGTGACGGTCTGGCAGACCCTCTCCGGGTCGTGTGTGAGGAGGCTCAGTGACGTCAGAGCTCGCAGCCTCCCGCCCGGCTCGTGGAGCTCCCCGAACAGCTGCGGCACCGCGCGCCGGCCGAAGGCCACCGTGGGCCGGGTCCAGTCCTCCGCAGCGCCGGTCATCTCCGGTTCTCTCCGGTTCAGAGCTAAGCTAGCTCAGAGCTAACCGAAATGCAGAAACACGGTTGCCTAGTAACCGTGTACAGGAAGCCGGAGAGACGACGTCACATCCGGGGTGTGTAAACACCATGGAGACGGTTAAGTCAGGGTTAAACCTGGGTTAAACCTGGGATTTAACTAAATTatgttgttaaagaaaaaaatattaaataaaaccagAATGTCTCAAAcctaaaaaataatcaataataaacagtcaaacactgagaattaaaacataaaatacatcaaaaaactattttaaaataaacaaaattacaaaaaatatcaaatgtcaaaacacaGATAAAGAATCCAGAAGAACATCTGGAAATATGTTAATAATGAGGATTTAAACTGAGCTGGTTTATGGATGCTCACtctcttaaaataaatacacattcatgtgtattttattctcagtaacatgaagaaaacattaacTATCAATAATCATTCATGATTAATACATCTCATCATCGTTTGTTCTTATTTCAAACTTATTTCTACGTTCATATTATTGAGATGTGACACCTCGGGGTCCACTGTTGATTTCAGAGGAAACacatcaaaaaaacaataattaaaaaaagtcttaaattgTGAAAGTTCACAAACGAACAGAACAAACctcggagatgagaggaggactTTAAGGATGTGTATCAAAATctgaagttttttgttttatttaaaggtttACAAGTTgggttttttatgtttttctaggACATCTCatgtaatgtcttttttaattaatatcatttaaatattttcacttataaaagtttaaaaatttCCAAAATCCCATTTAAATGTTGGCTGAGTGACGGAGCAACGGCACAAAAAAAGCttaataataaactgtttctttaataaactcagatgaaaccaaactcTTTTATTCATCGTCTTCAAAGCGACACAATGAAGTTAACAACAtgacgaggaagaggagcgaTGTGTTCTTcacaaactaaataataatatctgTTGTTTTAGAGACGACATGATGAGCAGTGAGCAGGTCAGAGGTGATcagtggactcttaaatataaAGAACTAAAGAGGAAACAGACTTCATGTTGGACGCCAACAGCTGAACGAGTCTCTGAGTTCACAacaaacccttaaaaaaaataaaaatactcacAAAAAACAGGCTCCACCTTCAGTTTAGATTCTGatgtcaaatttaaaatgaataaaaaagaaaaaaaagaaaacaggtgATTTCTTTGCgtctatttcttcttcttcttgctcttcTTGCCTCCTTCTCCCTGCTGAGAGCTggtgtctcctcctccactcttctgAGTCCGAGTCTTTAGTTTAGGGATCATCTCCGCTACGTAGAACATCACCTCTTTACCTGGaagatcaaaaacaaacatcacatctAAAATAAATCATCGATACCTGAGGgaatacaataaaacatcacatatatggactgaggaggagtgacgtagagacgccgtatacgtctctcagtgtgtagccccgccctaaagcatcccctgctttatggtctgtttgactctaaatggagcatcatttactaaatgaacatcatgctgtattgaagaagacttgaaactagagattgagaccataaactcatgtttacaatgtttactgagggaataaatcaagagagaagtagagtcattttctcatagacttctatacaaccagaggagtcgccccctggtggacaggagagagaatgcagctttaaagaacCGGAGGTGGTCTCCGGGTTAGGACGTAACGTCCCACAGAGACTGGAGGACTTACGGGACGTGAACTTGTCCAGACAGAAGCTTCCGTCTTCCTGCTTCACCTGAACTCTGACTCGTCCTCTGAACTGGCCGTCTCTGTTCCATTCTCTGGGGTGCATTTtgttctgaaaaacacatttaacatacatataaataaacatgttttattcttcaCTGAGTGGAttcctgctttattttttcttcttcttacctCCATGTAGACGTTCATCCCGGCGGCCGTCAGCACGTCTCTGATCTCAGCACAGGACGGGTTCTCCACCGCCTGCAGACACACGACACCATTTACGCTACACGTTACACTCAGACTCCACGGCTTTAATGCTGagctgaattaattaatttaaatacgACTCAATCAAGTCTCAGTTTTTATGTGACTATGATTCCACCCTGTTTGAATCAGCAGTGAGATCTGGTGCAGCAAAACAAACGCACCTCATACAGCCTCTACCAGCATTACAATCAACCCCTCTGTTAACAACCAGCAGAAAATCAAACAGTGAAAAGTTGGAGGAACCTTCTCTGCTGGGATCCTTCGTCCTTCAGCCAGAGTCTTCTTACTGTTGATGTAGATCGGATAGACGCAGATGAACCTGGAACACATTACACACATgttaacacacagtaacacacatgttaacacacagtaacacacacattaaactaGAACCACAGCCTCCACCAACAAGTTACAGCTCACATCCACATTTGTCCAAAACTTtctcacttcatcattttaatctgtaagatgtttgtgtgaaattgtcataattagcagaTAAATAATTAAGTTATTGccaaaaacttgttttgtgaggtcacagtgacctttgacctcccatCTCTAAACAGCTGATCCTGTAGAAGTCTATCTCCTGGTTATCATGTTTAACTAACCCCAACAATGAGACCCAACAAAGCTGGTTATCAACTCGTTAATCAACCAGAGGTTATTGATCTGGTTATGAGATGTTCTGTTAGGTGAAGTCCAACATAtttgccatatatatatatatatatatataatatatatatatatatattacatgtaatatatatatataacatgtaatatatatatatatatataacatatatatatataaatatgtatatatatacctatagaatatatatatattacatgtatatggtatatatatatatatgtaatatatatatatatatatatatatatatatatatatatatatatataaataagtaagtaaataatACCAGTTCTATTAGGTCCAACACACACGTCACGCTTAGAGCAGCAGACATGTAAACACAGGCCGgtcagcaggaggagcaggaggagcaggaggagctcTATTGTTGGGTTAACTGAGGAGTGGACCTCCACACTGACCGGCGTCAACATTAACACAGTCATGTTTGCAGAAATAAGAGttacacttaaacacacacatctccaaTGCAGGTTAGCTTTAGCTGCGTtagctaggctaggctaggctaggctaggctaggctaggctaggctaggctagctTGAACAGCTCACCTCTCCTTGTCGGCGGGGTTCTGGGTGAGGTGAGCCATGCTGACGGTCCAGTCTCAGCTCAGTGAAGCGGCGGACTCCTCCGGGAGGTAGCCGTGGAACGCACAGTAGAACAAACACACCGTAGAACCCACCGTAGAACACCGTGGAACACGCCGCTACACGCACACAGACCGGATGTTGACAACCGGGAGGAGCGCTTGATTCAATGCAGCGCGAGCACCGGTGGGGCGGAGACAACCGTTTAAATCAGCTgatgagtttagtttagtttagtttagtttagtttagtttagtttagtttagtttagtttagttcagttcagtttagtttagtttagttcagttcagtttagtttagtttagtttagttcagttcagttcagtttagtttagtttagtttttagtttagttcagttcagtttagtttagtttagtttagttcagtttagtttagtttagttcagttcagtttagtttagttcagttcagtttagtttagtttagtttagtttagttcagttcagttttcagtttagtttagtttagtttagtttagtttagttcagtttagtttagtttttagtttagtttagtttagtttagtttagtttagtttagtgcagtttagtttagttcagttcagttcagttcagtttagtttagtttagttcagtttagtttagtttagtttagttcagtttagttcagtttagtttagtttagttcagtttagtttagtttagttcagtttagtttagtttagttcagtttagtttagtttagttcagttcagtttagtttagtttagttcagttcagtttagttcagttcagttcagtttagtttagtttagtttagttcagtttagtttagtttagttcagtttagtttagtttagtttagtttagtttagttcagtttagtttagtttagtttagttcagtttagttcagttcagtttagtttagtttagtttagtttagtttagtttagtttagttcagtttagttcagtttagtttagttcagtttagtttagtttagttcagtttagtttagtttagttcagtttagtttagtgcagtttagtttagtttgagtTCATTCATAAAACAGATCATAAGACATAATGTAGATATGAGAACTGGGACACCCTGAagctatataatatatatatactattataatatatattattattatatattattatacattatatatatattattatatgtatatactattataatatatatactatatatatagtatatatattatatactattataatatatatatactattataatatatatactatatattataatatgtatatactattataatatatatactatatatatatatatagtatatatatactattataatatatattatattatatattattatacattatatatatattataatatgtatatactattatattatatatatactatatatatagtatatatattatatactattataatatatatatactattataatatatatactatatattataatatatatatattattataatatatatactatatatatatatagtatatatatatatatactattattattattattaacactacatagaaacagataataaatacacatattatacaataaaataaaaaatagaataaaaataagaataaaaatagaaatgtacagtatatccacatgggggatatatatatatatatatatatatatatatctatattataatatatatatatatatatatatatatatatatatatatatatatctatattataatatatatatagtatatatatactattagaatatatattagaatatatatataatatatatattatgtatatatatttataatatatatatatataacatatatattatatagtattattatccatatttttaattttttttaatttgtatttctattgtataatatgttttatttattatctgtttctctgtagttAAGCTGCtgcaacaaatataaatatatatatatatatatatatatatatatatatatatatatacatatttttatcttaCAATCAGTAGACATATTGtgcatatttataattatagaCTCAATTGTTTCGGCTGCACAAGATGTTTTCTGCCAGATAGAAGTTAGTTTAACACAAAGCAAAGCATGATGTCACGTATATTTGTCTCaataaagtttaaaacaaaaacaagaagaaaaaacagaacgGCTTGGATAAACGCTTCTCATTGGCTGTGGCTGTTGATCCCGCCTACTTTACTTGTATTTCCCCCCCTGATTGGACAACGTGGATACCGCGTCACTACAGCGTCCTCTCTGATTCGCTGGGAGCTTTTGGCGGGGCCGGAAGCGTCGCgttcaaacacacaacaacacggCTCACTAACGGGTCCGCTCACCGGCGTTAGTGTCGGTAACAACACCGGAACACACCGAGGCCTCTGTGTTTCACTGCCAGGATGGACGTCTGTCAACACAACGGGCACATGGAGGAGATCTCCAAGAAGCTGGATGAGTGAGtaatgctaacagctagcatcGGTGCTAACGCTACACGTGACTGTGTTTACTGTCTGTCACCTACTGATAACTAACTACATGAAGCTagtaatacttgtgtactttaaagtacacaagtattactAGCTTCATGTGgttaaagtacacaagtattactagcttcatgtagttaaagtacacaagtattactAGCTTCATGTGgttaaagtacacaagtattactAACTTCATGTAgttaaagtacacaagtattactagcttcatgtagttaaagtacacaagtattactagcttcatgtagttaaagtacacaagtattactagcttcatgtagttaaagtacacaagtattactAGCTTCATTTAgttaaagtacacaagtattactagcttcatgtagttaaagtacacaagtattactagcttcatgtagttaaagtacacaagtattactagcttcatgtagttaaagtacacaagtattactagcttcatgtagttaaagtacacaagtattactAGCTTCATTTAgttaaagtacacaagtattactagcttcatgtagttaaagtacacaagtattactagcttcatgtagttaaagtacacaagtattactAGCTTcataatacttgtgtactttaacttcatgaagctgataatacttgtgtacttttactgctggtactttaactacatgaagcttgtaatacttgtgtactttaacCACATGAAGCTAGTAATACTTGTGTTCTTTTACTTTAGTAGGATTTTAAGTGAAGGACTTGGAGTATTTGTGTATTGTTGTATTGATCACTGTAGTTTATCAATGAATGGATGTATTTCCAGTTTGTGTGACCGTGTTTCTGACCCTGAACTTGTCTCATCAGGTGTTTGTCTGTGGATACAGACGACCAGATGGAAACCTACCACAGGTAACTcattacttaaataaatattaaataaaactaaaacaagatCTTCATCGTTCCACCTTGTTCCACCATCACTTCATAATTCTCTTATAAAAACCCACTGAtgtcctgttttcttttcagattgATTCAAGACGGTAAAGACGTCGGCAGACAAGGTGACATGAAGAAGGCTCTGAAGTTCTTCAAACAGGCGTTCGACATCCGCCAGAGTGAAAAACTGGAAAGCAGGATAAAGAAAATTGAGGAACATCTTGCTCAGAACGagtctgaggaggaggacgacgactTTGTGGACGTGAACGGCAGCGGTTTGATGCTTTTCAAAGAGTTGTACGACAAACTTTACAACTACCAGAGAAACGGAGTGGCCTTCCTGTACAGCCTCTACAGAGACGGCCGTAAAGGGGGCATCCTGGCCGACGACATGGGCCTCGGTAAAACCATCCAGGTGATCTCCTTCCTCTCCGGCATATACGACAGCGAGCTGGCCAAGCACACGCTGCTGGTCATGCCCACTTCACTCATCACCAACTGGACCAAGGAGTTCGCCAAATGGACTCCCGGCATGAGGGTGAAGGAGTTTCACGGTACCGGCAAAGAGAGGACCAGGAATCTGGAGAAAGTTCAGAGGAGGAGCGGCGTCATCATCACCACGTACACCATGATTATGAATAACTGGCAGCAGCTGTCCTCGTACAACGGCAGAGAGTTCACGTGGGACTACGTGATCCTGGACGAGGCACACAAGATAAAATCCACATCCACCAAAACAGCCAAAAGTGTCTACGCCATACCCTCAAAAAACCGGGTTCTTCTCACGGGCACTCCGGTCCAGAACAACCTGAAGGAAATGTGGGCTCTGTTTGACTATGCGTGCCAAGGAGCTCTCCTGGGCACGGCTAAAACCTTCAAAACCGAGTATGAGAACCCCATCACCCGGGCCAGAGAGAAGGACGCCACTCCGGGGGAAAAGGCTCTCGGGTCTCGGATGTCCGAGAACCTCATGACCATCATAAAGCCCTACTTCCTCCGCAGGACAAAAGCAGAAGTGCAGAAGAACAAAATGAACGCCGAAAAACAGCAAGAACAGGAAGACAAAGACAGCCGATTCCCAAAACCCCCGAAAGACACCGGAGCCGTCATGCCGACGCTGAAGAGGAAGAACGACCTGATTGTGTGGACTTACCTGAGCCCCGTCCAGGAGGACATTTACAGGCAGTTCATTTCTCTGGACCACATCAAGGAACTGCTCATGACCACCAGATCGCCTCTCGCCGAGCTCAACATCATGAAGAAGTTGTGCGACCACCCGAGACTGTTCTCTGCTGCAGCCATAGCCAAGTTGGGCTTGGAGGAAAGTCGAGCTGACGGTCAGCAGAATGACGACCCGGCCGACGCAGGAAGCATCGCCAACGTTCCCGACGACACCTTGATATCAGAGTCGGGGAAACTTGTCTTCCTGTTTGCTCTTCTAGAGCGGCTCAGAGACGAAGGCCACCGCACGCTGGTCTTCGCTCATTACAGGAAGGTGCTCGACATCATCCAACGCATCCTCGGAAACCGAGGCTTCAAGGTGATGAGGCTGGACGGGACCATAACTCAGATCGCAGAGAGAGAGCGGCTCATCACTCGGTTCCAGACGGACAGCAGCTACTCCGTCTTCCTCCTCACCACCCAGGTCGGAGGAGTCGGCATCACTTTGACGGCAGCGGACCGAGTCGTGATCTACGATCCGAGCTGGAACCCGGCGACGGACGCCCAGGCCGTGGACCGAGCGTACCGCATCGGCCAGACGGAAAACGTGGTCATCTACCGGCTGATCACCTGCGGCACCGTGGAGGAGAAGATCTACAGACGGCAGGTGTTCAAAAACTCCCTCATCCAGCAGAACACCGGCGACAAGAAGAACCCGTTTCGCTACTTCAGCAAGCAGGAGCTGAAGGAGCTCTTCATCCTGGAGGACACGCGGTCCTCGTCCACGCAGATGCAGCTCCAGGCGCTGCACTCCAGACACCGGCGGACCGACCCCGAGCTGGACGAGCACATCGCCCACCTCCACTCCATGGAGATGTTCGGGATCTCCGACCACGACCTCATGTTCTCCGTCGACGTCAACCACGACGAGGCGCCGGAGGACCAGGAGGCGCACCACTACATCGAGGGTCGGGTCCAGAAGGCCCAGGAGCTGATGAAGGCCGAGTCGGAGCTGCAGATGCAGCTGGCGGAGAGCATGGCGTCCAGCACGGAGGCAGCCTGGCGCCGACAACCGGAGTCCAACAACAACAGGGAGCGGTCTCATGAGAAGAGAAATCCAAGACCCAGTCCTTCATTCCCACAGCAAGACCGCAACTTCAACGGGTCGCCGGTTGTGGTGGAGTTGGACCAGTCTAGTTCGGACAAGGAGGACGTCCAGCAGAGTGGTGGTCCAGTTATTGACCTCACTGTGGATGAGAGCATGTCAGAAGATCAACCCGTGGTTCTAGAAGGAAGCCCAGACGAGCTTCAGGAGCAGAACCTGTATTCCCCAAAACCCCCGCCGGTCAAACAGGAGAGGAGttacatggaggaggaggacgccTCCCCTCCGGAGGTGATTGAGGACTCTTTGGTGATGTCAGAGACCGGTGACGTCTCTGTTCAACAGCTGATGGACCAGTCTGTGATGTCTTGTGATGCTTCAGCGGGCGACGACAGCCCGGCGTACGTCACGGCGGCAGAAGACGACTTCGCTCCTCTGAAGAACAAACGACTTTCCGTCCTGAAGCTCGATTTGGATGCGAAGACGGACACGTCGTCCCGAATCAGCTCAGGACTCGAGTCCTTTGAGGGAAACTTCAATTTACAGCTCGATGAAAGCGAGGGGTTCTCGGTCCACGACGTGGGCGATGACCaggagacggaggagacggaggaggaggagaggaagctgcTCTCACAGCTGCAGATGGACGGGAGCTTTGACGTCTACAAATCTCTTTCTGAGAGACAACACGAAGAAGCGCTCAGCAAAAGTCTCCATAACGGCTCTGCGATGGACAAGTCCATGGAGGACTCTATTGTGGCCAgcatgaggaagaagagagcagCAGTGATTTATgacagtgaagaggaggaggatgatgatgaagatgatgatggggGTAAACTCAACAACTCTTTCGAGGCTCTTGGAGCCTCCACGCCTAAATCCGGCCCCACCCCTCTCCGGTCCAGAAAGAGCGTCGGAGGAAACACCTCCGTGGCCTCCCGCCGCTCCTTCATCATGTCCATGATAGAAGACATCGACACACGAccagctgatgaagatgatgatgatgatgaggtttCAGAGAGGAACTCGGATGAAGAGGAAATCATCGGTTCAACTCATGATGAGCTTCAGCTGGAGGAGACAGTCGGAGAGACATTaaacacagagggggaggaggaggagtctggacaggaagtgagcagtaacgaggaggaggaggaagaagaagaagaggaggaggaggaggaggaagtctggacaggaagtgagcagtaacatggaggaggaggaggagtctggacaggaagtgagcaGTAACATGGAGGAGGAGTCCAGCACGCCTGAGCTAGCCTCCGACGAGAAGATGGATCAGTGCACCGCGGACGCCGGAGTGGAGATGAAGTGCATCaccctgctggaggaggaggaggaggaggagagcttcGTCTCGCTGGTCAgcagagggaaggagaagaagagcagaggggAGCTGGACGAGGCCTTGAGCTTCTTCCTGAGAGCCATCGACATGAAGCCTGGAGACCCTGAGGTCCAGCTGATGACCATCCAGCTGTACCGGCAGCTGAGCCAGAGGAGCTGACGGCTTCATGACTGGACAGAGGAGGCTTCATCTCTACCTTTAGATATTCATCATCTGTGCAACCAGAAAAAGGTTTCCATTATTAATTAAActgcaggttttgttttttatatcaatgattttgtttctaaaatgtttccTTGAAGATTTCCCAAAATGAATGACGT
This sequence is a window from Anoplopoma fimbria isolate UVic2021 breed Golden Eagle Sablefish chromosome 13, Afim_UVic_2022, whole genome shotgun sequence. Protein-coding genes within it:
- the srp19 gene encoding signal recognition particle 19 kDa protein, which codes for MAHLTQNPADKERFICVYPIYINSKKTLAEGRRIPAEKAVENPSCAEIRDVLTAAGMNVYMENKMHPREWNRDGQFRGRVRVQVKQEDGSFCLDKFTSRKEVMFYVAEMIPKLKTRTQKSGGGDTSSQQGEGGKKSKKKKK
- the ercc6l gene encoding LOW QUALITY PROTEIN: DNA excision repair protein ERCC-6-like (The sequence of the model RefSeq protein was modified relative to this genomic sequence to represent the inferred CDS: deleted 1 base in 1 codon) — encoded protein: MDVCQHNGHMEEISKKLDECLSVDTDDQMETYHRLIQDGKDVGRQGDMKKALKFFKQAFDIRQSEKLESRIKKIEEHLAQNESEEEDDDFVDVNGSGLMLFKELYDKLYNYQRNGVAFLYSLYRDGRKGGILADDMGLGKTIQVISFLSGIYDSELAKHTLLVMPTSLITNWTKEFAKWTPGMRVKEFHGTGKERTRNLEKVQRRSGVIITTYTMIMNNWQQLSSYNGREFTWDYVILDEAHKIKSTSTKTAKSVYAIPSKNRVLLTGTPVQNNLKEMWALFDYACQGALLGTAKTFKTEYENPITRAREKDATPGEKALGSRMSENLMTIIKPYFLRRTKAEVQKNKMNAEKQQEQEDKDSRFPKPPKDTGAVMPTLKRKNDLIVWTYLSPVQEDIYRQFISLDHIKELLMTTRSPLAELNIMKKLCDHPRLFSAAAIAKLGLEESRADGQQNDDPADAGSIANVPDDTLISESGKLVFLFALLERLRDEGHRTLVFAHYRKVLDIIQRILGNRGFKVMRLDGTITQIAERERLITRFQTDSSYSVFLLTTQVGGVGITLTAADRVVIYDPSWNPATDAQAVDRAYRIGQTENVVIYRLITCGTVEEKIYRRQVFKNSLIQQNTGDKKNPFRYFSKQELKELFILEDTRSSSTQMQLQALHSRHRRTDPELDEHIAHLHSMEMFGISDHDLMFSVDVNHDEAPEDQEAHHYIEGRVQKAQELMKAESELQMQLAESMASSTEAAWRRQPESNNNRERSHEKRNPRPSPSFPQQDRNFNGSPVVVELDQSSSDKEDVQQSGGPVIDLTVDESMSEDQPVVLEGSPDELQEQNLYSPKPPPVKQERSYMEEEDASPPEVIEDSLVMSETGDVSVQQLMDQSVMSCDASAGDDSPAYVTAAEDDFAPLKNKRLSVLKLDLDAKTDTSSRISSGLESFEGNFNLQLDESEGFSVHDVGDDQETEETEEEERKLLSQLQMDGSFDVYKSLSERQHEEALSKSLHNGSAMDKSMEDSIVASMRKKRAAVIYDSEEEEDDDEDDDGGKLNNSFEALGASTPKSGPTPLRSRKSVGGNTSVASRRSFIMSMIEDIDTRPADEDDDDDEVSERNSDEEEIIGSTHDELQLEETVGETLNTEGEEEESGQEVSSNEEEEEEEEEEEEEEESGQEVSSNMEEEEESGQEVSSNMEEESSTPELASDEKMDQCTADAGVEMKCITLLEEEEEEESFVSLVSRGKEKKSRGELDEALSFFLRAIDMKPGDPEVQLMTIQLYRQLSQRS